The following proteins come from a genomic window of Pararhodobacter sp.:
- a CDS encoding ribonuclease T2, whose protein sequence is MRPHTRLSIAIVLFIAALTHTATAQNRAGEFDHYLLALSWIPAYCAGDGDERRDPRCDGGSAIGWAVHGLWPQYDGGDWPEYCNTVQSAPSRRETAEQSDLFGTSGSAWHQWNKHGRCTGLSARNYYRLVQEAVDRIELPEIFDGITRELNVDPDVVEAAFIEANPALTHDMLVTTCAHGDLVELRVCLTRDLEPRVCDPATLRRECRLNAATLLPLR, encoded by the coding sequence ATGCGCCCACACACCCGACTGTCCATCGCCATTGTGCTGTTTATTGCTGCCCTGACGCACACTGCCACCGCGCAAAACCGTGCTGGTGAGTTTGATCACTATCTTTTGGCCCTCAGCTGGATCCCAGCCTATTGCGCCGGCGACGGCGATGAGCGCCGCGATCCGCGCTGCGACGGTGGGTCGGCGATCGGCTGGGCCGTGCACGGGTTGTGGCCGCAGTATGACGGCGGCGATTGGCCGGAGTATTGCAACACCGTGCAATCCGCACCCTCGCGCCGGGAAACCGCAGAGCAATCCGATCTGTTCGGAACCTCCGGCTCGGCGTGGCATCAGTGGAACAAGCACGGCCGCTGCACCGGCCTGTCGGCGCGCAATTATTACCGATTGGTGCAAGAGGCCGTGGATCGCATAGAGCTGCCGGAAATTTTCGACGGAATCACCCGCGAACTCAACGTGGACCCCGATGTCGTCGAGGCCGCCTTCATCGAGGCCAACCCGGCGCTGACCCATGACATGCTGGTGACCACCTGCGCTCACGGTGATCTGGTCGAGCTGCGCGTCTGCCTGACCCGTGATCTGGAGCCGCGCGTCTGCGATCCGGCCACCCTGCGGCGCGAATGCCGGTTGAACGCGGCAACCTTGCTGCCGTTGCGCTGA
- a CDS encoding DUF1013 domain-containing protein: MSKPLMAKATAVWLVDNTTLSFKQIADFCGLHELEVQGIADGDVATGVKGFDPIAHNQLDEAEIKKAEVSPAYVLKLKHNPAAVGEEKRRGPRYTPLSKRQDRPASILWLVKFHPELADAQIRKLVGTTNPSIQAIRERTHWNIQNILPIDPVALGLCRQSELDAEVQKAAKKKASEGGVMSDDERRKLVSTEQSLDMPAEPRLPRSIAGLEGFTLGGMDEAEKAEDAAERRDYSDAESFFSLPSGTEAEDEDDDEHEDDDRK; the protein is encoded by the coding sequence ATGTCAAAACCCCTGATGGCAAAAGCCACCGCCGTCTGGCTGGTGGACAACACGACCCTGAGCTTCAAGCAGATCGCCGATTTCTGCGGCCTTCACGAACTTGAGGTTCAAGGCATCGCTGACGGCGACGTTGCAACCGGCGTGAAGGGCTTTGATCCGATTGCCCACAACCAGTTGGACGAAGCCGAGATCAAAAAGGCCGAGGTCAGCCCCGCCTATGTTCTCAAGCTCAAGCACAACCCGGCCGCCGTCGGCGAAGAAAAGCGCCGGGGCCCGCGGTATACACCGTTGAGCAAACGTCAGGACCGGCCCGCGTCGATCCTGTGGCTGGTGAAATTCCACCCGGAACTGGCCGATGCACAGATCCGCAAGCTGGTCGGCACGACGAATCCGTCGATTCAGGCGATCCGCGAGCGCACGCATTGGAACATCCAGAACATCCTGCCGATCGACCCGGTTGCGCTTGGCCTGTGCCGTCAGTCGGAACTGGACGCTGAGGTGCAAAAGGCCGCCAAGAAAAAGGCGTCCGAGGGTGGCGTGATGAGCGATGATGAGCGTCGCAAACTGGTGTCGACCGAGCAATCGCTGGACATGCCCGCCGAGCCACGTTTACCGCGCTCGATTGCCGGGCTGGAGGGTTTCACCCTGGGCGGTATGGATGAGGCCGAAAAGGCCGAAGACGCCGCGGAGCGCCGCGACTATTCTGACGCAGAGAGCTTCTTCTCGCTGCCGTCGGGCACCGAGGCCGAGGACGAGGATGACGACGAACACGAGGATGATGACCGCAAGTAA